Proteins co-encoded in one Ictalurus punctatus breed USDA103 chromosome 18, Coco_2.0, whole genome shotgun sequence genomic window:
- the rapgef1b gene encoding rap guanine nucleotide exchange factor 1b isoform X4 codes for MGNAGGRSQTSSAEADLIWLAKQDKNADSQRSHISTFTMKLMDKFHSPKIKRTPSKKGKQSAPEPSVKSTEKPVNKKVSRLEEQEKEVVSALRYFKTIVDKMSVDTKVLQMLPGSASKVLEAILPLMQVEARIQHSSAVSSCHNRVYQSLANLIRWADQVMLEGIDLDDKETVATVTAVIKAVLDGVKELVKLTIEKHEQPSPTSPSKPALPVAKAESMCELPLTEREKEILSKTTPTDSLRNISEEEVAPPKPPLPGLNLAEHSPPALPPKKRQSASSPTRIAVVAPMSRTNCGLNLQHGALKQQQQEYEVELLQRRFSGGSQSYGGDSPRLSPCSIMGKLSKSDEQLSSLERDSGQCSRNTSCETLDNTDGYDPDYDFLHQDLSVSEPLPFPTVPSSSLSPLPECLSETPVTSPGPAQPRFSAPVAPLNAVGASNGERPPALPQKKRRSAPILSTCQLYEFRPSDEDTPTSLVTPTMTNGTELSSPSDSPPPLPEKKSRTILQYMQFVEDYSEPQPSVFYQTPQSERIYEQRRNKRFQEVYGSNDSYETPPPPALPPKQRQLASHSSSPSSSSSSSLSLLPPSTGVPEETESSIGLSLSVSNSFLSGHASLTTPTSESANDEGVEGEGEYVNLYSTSQANGDGTHHSDPLTHCDVIHDSTAHIPLPQEGSKEALVKERLKSTDSSHVKEEVDELSLVDHKEIMSRITRKAEGDDGPDVRAGSSDILLVHATETDRKDLVLYCEAFLTTYRTFITPEDLIKKLHYRYTHFCHSPDTFKKRVSKNTFFVLVRVVDELCVVELTEDILRQLMDLVFRLVCNGELSLARVLRKNILDKVEQKRLLQHTHVLQPLAARGVSARPGTLHDFRSHEIADQLTLLDAELFYKIEIPEVLLWAKEQNEEKSPNLTQFTEHFNNMSYWVRSIIIQQEKAQDREKLLLKFIKIMKHLRKLNNFNSYLAILSALDSAPIRRLEWQKQTSEGLEEYCTLIDSSSSFRAYRAALADVEPPCIPYLGLILQDLTFVHLGNPDLIDGKVNFSKRWQQFNILDSMRRFQQVHYELKRNDDIVAFFNDFSDHLAEEALWELSLKIKPRNVTRRRTERDEKT; via the exons ACTCTCAGAGGTCTCATATCTCGACGTTCACCATGAAGCTGATGGATAAGTTCCACTCGCCCAAGATCAAGCGCACTCCGTCCAAGAAGGGCAAACAGAGCGCTCCCGAGCCGTCCGTCAAGAGCACAGAGAAGCCTGTTAACAAG AAGGTGAGCCGACTGGAGGAGCAGGAGAAGGAGGTGGTGAGTGCGCTGAGATACTTTAAGACCATCGTGGACAAGATGTCGGTGGACACCAAAGTGCTCCAGATGCTGCCTGGCTCTGCTAGCAAAGTCCTAGAGGCCATTCTGCCCCTCATGCAAGTGGAGGCAAGGATCcagcacag CTCTGCCGTGTCATCCTGTCATAATCGTGTTTATCAGAGTCTGGCGAATCTCATTCGCTGGGCCGACCAAGTGATGCTGGAGGGCATCGACCTAGATGACAAAGAAACGGTGGCGACCGTTACTGCGGTGATAAAGGCCGTGCTGGATGGGGTAAAG GAGTTGGTAAAACTCACCATAGAAAAACACGAGCAGCCATCCCCGACGTCGCCTAGCAAGCCAGCGCTCCCTGTGGCCAAAGCAGAGAG CATGTGTGAACTGCCCCTGACTGAGCGGGAAAAGGAGATCCTCAGCAAGACCACGCCCACGGATAGCTTGAGGAACATCTCAGAAGAGGAAGTAGCGCCGCCCAAACCTCCTCTACCAGGGTTGAATTTAGCAGAGcacag CCCACCTGCTCTGCCTCCAAAGAAGCGCCAGTCCGCCTCCTCGCCCACCCGCATAGCCGTGGTAGCGCCCATGAGTAGAACGAACTGTGGCCTCAACCTGCAGCATGGAGCTCTCAAACAG CAGCAGCAGGAGTACGAGGTAGAACTACTACAGAGGCGCTTCTCCGGCGGCAGCCAATCGTACGGCGGGGATTCACCTCGCCTCTCGCCCTGCAGCATTATGGGGAAACTGAGCAAATCAGACGAGCAGCTTTCCTCACTGGAGAGGGACAGCGGCCAATGCTCACGCAACACTAGCTGTGAGACACTcg ATAACACAGACGGATACGACCCTGACTACGACTTCCTCCATCAGGACCTCTCGGTGTCCGAGCCGTTGCCATTTCCCACGGTTCCCAGCAGCTCTCTGAGCCCGCTCCCAGAATGCCTCAGTGAGACCCCCGTGACTTCTCCTGGCCCAGCACAACCCCGCTTCAGTGCCCCTGTAGCCCCACTCAATGCCGTGGGAGCATCCAACGGAGAACGACCCCCTGCACTTCCACAGAAAAAGAGGCGCTCCGCTCCCATCCTGTCAACCTGCCAGCTCTACGAATTCCGTCCCTCTGATGAAGACACGCCCACTTCGTTGGTCACACCCACTATGACCAACGGCACTGAACTGTCATCCCCGAGCGACAGCCCTCCACCTCTGCCGGAAAAGAAGAGCAGAACGA tcctCCAGTATATGCAGTTTGTGGAGGATTACTCAGAACCACAGCCATCCGTCTTCTATCAGACTCCTCAGAGCGAGAGAATCTACGAACAACGCAGAAACAAACGGTTCCAAGAAGTTTATGGGTCCAATGACAGCTATGAGACTCCGCCCCCTCCGGCCTTGCCACCCAAACAGCGGCAGCTG GcatctcactcttcctctccctcctcctcttcctcctcctctctttcgctcctccctccctccactGGTGTTCCAGAGGAGACGGAGTCTTCTATTGGCCTCAGCCTGTCTGTGTCTAACTCCTTCCTTAGTGGCCACGCCTCTTTAACCACACCCACG AGTGAGAGTGCAAACGATGAAGGTgtagaaggagaaggagagtaTGTGAACCTGTACTCTACCTCACAGGCTAATGGAGATGGCACACACCACTCG gacccactcacacactgtgaTGTAATTCACGACTCCACTGCGCACATACCACTGCCAcaggaaggaagcaaggaagcGTTAGTCAAAGAGAG GTTGAAGTCGACAGACTCGAGTCACGTCAAAGAGGAGGTCGATGAGCTTTCTCTCGTCGATCACAAAGAGATCATGAGTCGCATCACTCGTAAAGCTGAG GGGGATGATGGCCCTGACGTCCGAGCAGGCTCAAGCGATATTCTCTTAGTTCATGCTACAGAGACCGATCGCAAAG atctgGTGTTGTACTGTGAAGCTTTTCTAACTACATACAGAACCTTCATCACTCCTGAAGACCTCATCAAAAAACTACATTACAGATAT ACTCATTTCTGCCATAGTCCGGACACGTTTAAGAAGCGCGTCAGTAAGAACACTTTCTTCGTGCTGGTGCGGGTGGTGGACGAACTCTG CGTGGTGGAGCTGACGGAGGACATCCTCAGGCAGCTGATGGACCTCGTGTTCCGACTGGTATGTAACGGCGAGCTGAGTCTGGCTCGCGTGCTTCGCAAAAACATCCTGGATAAAGTGGAACAGAAGAGGctgctgcagcacacacacgtCCTCCAGCCGTTAGCGGCACGAGGGGTCTCGGCCAG GCCAGGCACACTGCATGACTTTCGCAGCCATGAGATCGCTGATCAGCTCACACTTCTGGATGCAGAGCTCTTCTACAAGATTGAG ATTCCAGAGGTTCTTTTGTGGGCGAAGGAGCAGAATGAGGAGAAGAGTCCCAATCTGACTCAGTTTACAGAGCACTTTAATAACATGAGCTACTG GGTGCGCTCAATAATCATCCAGCAGGAGAAAGCTCAGGACCGGGAGAAACTTCTGCTCAAATTCATCAAGATCATGAAG CACTTGAGGAAGTTGAACAACTTTAACTCGTACCTGGCAATCCTGTCGGCTTTGGACTCCGCCCCAATCAGGAGGCTTGAGTGGCAGAAGCAGACATCTGAG GGGTTGGAGGAGTACTGCACCTTGATTGACAGCTCATCGTCTTTTCGAGCTTATAGAGCGGCATTGGCTGACGTGGAGCCTCCCTGCATCCCTTACCT CGGGTTGATCCTGCAGGACCTGACCTTCGTACATCTGGGAAATCCGGACCTGATTGATGGGAAAGTCAACTTCTCTAAGCGCTGGCAGCAGTTCAACATCCTGGACAGCATGAGGCGCTTCCAACAAGT CCACTACGAGCTGAAGAGGAACGACGACATCGTGGCGTTCTTCAACGACTTTAGCGACCACCTGGCCGAGGAGGCGCTGTGGGAGCTTTCGCTGAAGATCAAACCACGCAACGTCACACGGCGGCGGACTGAGCGTGACGAGAAAACCTAG
- the rapgef1b gene encoding rap guanine nucleotide exchange factor 1b isoform X10, with protein MGNAGGRSQTSSAEADLIWLAKQDKNADSQRSHISTFTMKLMDKFHSPKIKRTPSKKGKQSAPEPSVKSTEKPVNKKVSRLEEQEKEVVSALRYFKTIVDKMSVDTKVLQMLPGSASKVLEAILPLMQVEARIQHSSAVSSCHNRVYQSLANLIRWADQVMLEGIDLDDKETVATVTAVIKAVLDGVKELVKLTIEKHEQPSPTSPSKPALPVAKAESMCELPLTEREKEILSKTTPTDSLRNISEEEVAPPKPPLPGLNLAEHSPPALPPKKRQSASSPTRIAVVAPMSRTNCGLNLQHGALKQQQQEYEVELLQRRFSGGSQSYGGDSPRLSPCSIMGKLSKSDEQLSSLERDSGQCSRNTSCETLDNTDGYDPDYDFLHQDLSVSEPLPFPTVPSSSLSPLPECLSETPVTSPGPAQPRFSAPVAPLNAVGASNGERPPALPQKKRRSAPILSTCQLYEFRPSDEDTPTSLVTPTMTNGTELSSPSDSPPPLPEKKSRTILQYMQFVEDYSEPQPSVFYQTPQSERIYEQRRNKRFQEVYGSNDSYETPPPPALPPKQRQLSESANDEGVEGEGEYVNLYSTSQANGDGTHHSDPLTHCDVIHDSTAHIPLPQEGSKEALVKERLKSTDSSHVKEEVDELSLVDHKEIMSRITRKAEGDDGPDVRAGSSDILLVHATETDRKDLVLYCEAFLTTYRTFITPEDLIKKLHYRYTHFCHSPDTFKKRVSKNTFFVLVRVVDELCVVELTEDILRQLMDLVFRLVCNGELSLARVLRKNILDKVEQKRLLQHTHVLQPLAARGVSARPGTLHDFRSHEIADQLTLLDAELFYKIEIPEVLLWAKEQNEEKSPNLTQFTEHFNNMSYWVRSIIIQQEKAQDREKLLLKFIKIMKHLRKLNNFNSYLAILSALDSAPIRRLEWQKQTSEGLEEYCTLIDSSSSFRAYRAALADVEPPCIPYLGLILQDLTFVHLGNPDLIDGKVNFSKRWQQFNILDSMRRFQQVHYELKRNDDIVAFFNDFSDHLAEEALWELSLKIKPRNVTRRRTERDEKT; from the exons ACTCTCAGAGGTCTCATATCTCGACGTTCACCATGAAGCTGATGGATAAGTTCCACTCGCCCAAGATCAAGCGCACTCCGTCCAAGAAGGGCAAACAGAGCGCTCCCGAGCCGTCCGTCAAGAGCACAGAGAAGCCTGTTAACAAG AAGGTGAGCCGACTGGAGGAGCAGGAGAAGGAGGTGGTGAGTGCGCTGAGATACTTTAAGACCATCGTGGACAAGATGTCGGTGGACACCAAAGTGCTCCAGATGCTGCCTGGCTCTGCTAGCAAAGTCCTAGAGGCCATTCTGCCCCTCATGCAAGTGGAGGCAAGGATCcagcacag CTCTGCCGTGTCATCCTGTCATAATCGTGTTTATCAGAGTCTGGCGAATCTCATTCGCTGGGCCGACCAAGTGATGCTGGAGGGCATCGACCTAGATGACAAAGAAACGGTGGCGACCGTTACTGCGGTGATAAAGGCCGTGCTGGATGGGGTAAAG GAGTTGGTAAAACTCACCATAGAAAAACACGAGCAGCCATCCCCGACGTCGCCTAGCAAGCCAGCGCTCCCTGTGGCCAAAGCAGAGAG CATGTGTGAACTGCCCCTGACTGAGCGGGAAAAGGAGATCCTCAGCAAGACCACGCCCACGGATAGCTTGAGGAACATCTCAGAAGAGGAAGTAGCGCCGCCCAAACCTCCTCTACCAGGGTTGAATTTAGCAGAGcacag CCCACCTGCTCTGCCTCCAAAGAAGCGCCAGTCCGCCTCCTCGCCCACCCGCATAGCCGTGGTAGCGCCCATGAGTAGAACGAACTGTGGCCTCAACCTGCAGCATGGAGCTCTCAAACAG CAGCAGCAGGAGTACGAGGTAGAACTACTACAGAGGCGCTTCTCCGGCGGCAGCCAATCGTACGGCGGGGATTCACCTCGCCTCTCGCCCTGCAGCATTATGGGGAAACTGAGCAAATCAGACGAGCAGCTTTCCTCACTGGAGAGGGACAGCGGCCAATGCTCACGCAACACTAGCTGTGAGACACTcg ATAACACAGACGGATACGACCCTGACTACGACTTCCTCCATCAGGACCTCTCGGTGTCCGAGCCGTTGCCATTTCCCACGGTTCCCAGCAGCTCTCTGAGCCCGCTCCCAGAATGCCTCAGTGAGACCCCCGTGACTTCTCCTGGCCCAGCACAACCCCGCTTCAGTGCCCCTGTAGCCCCACTCAATGCCGTGGGAGCATCCAACGGAGAACGACCCCCTGCACTTCCACAGAAAAAGAGGCGCTCCGCTCCCATCCTGTCAACCTGCCAGCTCTACGAATTCCGTCCCTCTGATGAAGACACGCCCACTTCGTTGGTCACACCCACTATGACCAACGGCACTGAACTGTCATCCCCGAGCGACAGCCCTCCACCTCTGCCGGAAAAGAAGAGCAGAACGA tcctCCAGTATATGCAGTTTGTGGAGGATTACTCAGAACCACAGCCATCCGTCTTCTATCAGACTCCTCAGAGCGAGAGAATCTACGAACAACGCAGAAACAAACGGTTCCAAGAAGTTTATGGGTCCAATGACAGCTATGAGACTCCGCCCCCTCCGGCCTTGCCACCCAAACAGCGGCAGCTG AGTGAGAGTGCAAACGATGAAGGTgtagaaggagaaggagagtaTGTGAACCTGTACTCTACCTCACAGGCTAATGGAGATGGCACACACCACTCG gacccactcacacactgtgaTGTAATTCACGACTCCACTGCGCACATACCACTGCCAcaggaaggaagcaaggaagcGTTAGTCAAAGAGAG GTTGAAGTCGACAGACTCGAGTCACGTCAAAGAGGAGGTCGATGAGCTTTCTCTCGTCGATCACAAAGAGATCATGAGTCGCATCACTCGTAAAGCTGAG GGGGATGATGGCCCTGACGTCCGAGCAGGCTCAAGCGATATTCTCTTAGTTCATGCTACAGAGACCGATCGCAAAG atctgGTGTTGTACTGTGAAGCTTTTCTAACTACATACAGAACCTTCATCACTCCTGAAGACCTCATCAAAAAACTACATTACAGATAT ACTCATTTCTGCCATAGTCCGGACACGTTTAAGAAGCGCGTCAGTAAGAACACTTTCTTCGTGCTGGTGCGGGTGGTGGACGAACTCTG CGTGGTGGAGCTGACGGAGGACATCCTCAGGCAGCTGATGGACCTCGTGTTCCGACTGGTATGTAACGGCGAGCTGAGTCTGGCTCGCGTGCTTCGCAAAAACATCCTGGATAAAGTGGAACAGAAGAGGctgctgcagcacacacacgtCCTCCAGCCGTTAGCGGCACGAGGGGTCTCGGCCAG GCCAGGCACACTGCATGACTTTCGCAGCCATGAGATCGCTGATCAGCTCACACTTCTGGATGCAGAGCTCTTCTACAAGATTGAG ATTCCAGAGGTTCTTTTGTGGGCGAAGGAGCAGAATGAGGAGAAGAGTCCCAATCTGACTCAGTTTACAGAGCACTTTAATAACATGAGCTACTG GGTGCGCTCAATAATCATCCAGCAGGAGAAAGCTCAGGACCGGGAGAAACTTCTGCTCAAATTCATCAAGATCATGAAG CACTTGAGGAAGTTGAACAACTTTAACTCGTACCTGGCAATCCTGTCGGCTTTGGACTCCGCCCCAATCAGGAGGCTTGAGTGGCAGAAGCAGACATCTGAG GGGTTGGAGGAGTACTGCACCTTGATTGACAGCTCATCGTCTTTTCGAGCTTATAGAGCGGCATTGGCTGACGTGGAGCCTCCCTGCATCCCTTACCT CGGGTTGATCCTGCAGGACCTGACCTTCGTACATCTGGGAAATCCGGACCTGATTGATGGGAAAGTCAACTTCTCTAAGCGCTGGCAGCAGTTCAACATCCTGGACAGCATGAGGCGCTTCCAACAAGT CCACTACGAGCTGAAGAGGAACGACGACATCGTGGCGTTCTTCAACGACTTTAGCGACCACCTGGCCGAGGAGGCGCTGTGGGAGCTTTCGCTGAAGATCAAACCACGCAACGTCACACGGCGGCGGACTGAGCGTGACGAGAAAACCTAG
- the rapgef1b gene encoding rap guanine nucleotide exchange factor 1b isoform X5 yields the protein MGNAGGRSQTSSAEADLIWLAKQDKNADSQRSHISTFTMKLMDKFHSPKIKRTPSKKGKQSAPEPSVKSTEKPVNKKVSRLEEQEKEVVSALRYFKTIVDKMSVDTKVLQMLPGSASKVLEAILPLMQVEARIQHSSAVSSCHNRVYQSLANLIRWADQVMLEGIDLDDKETVATVTAVIKAVLDGVKELVKLTIEKHEQPSPTSPSKPALPVAKAESMCELPLTEREKEILSKTTPTDSLRNISEEEVAPPKPPLPGLNLAEHSPPALPPKKRQSASSPTRIAVVAPMSRTNCGLNLQHGALKQQQEYEVELLQRRFSGGSQSYGGDSPRLSPCSIMGKLSKSDEQLSSLERDSGQCSRNTSCETLDNTDGYDPDYDFLHQDLSVSEPLPFPTVPSSSLSPLPECLSETPVTSPGPAQPRFSAPVAPLNAVGASNGERPPALPQKKRRSAPILSTCQLYEFRPSDEDTPTSLVTPTMTNGTELSSPSDSPPPLPEKKSRTILQYMQFVEDYSEPQPSVFYQTPQSERIYEQRRNKRFQEVYGSNDSYETPPPPALPPKQRQLASHSSSPSSSSSSSLSLLPPSTGVPEETESSIGLSLSVSNSFLSGHASLTTPTSESANDEGVEGEGEYVNLYSTSQANGDGTHHSDPLTHCDVIHDSTAHIPLPQEGSKEALVKERLKSTDSSHVKEEVDELSLVDHKEIMSRITRKAEGDDGPDVRAGSSDILLVHATETDRKDLVLYCEAFLTTYRTFITPEDLIKKLHYRYTHFCHSPDTFKKRVSKNTFFVLVRVVDELCVVELTEDILRQLMDLVFRLVCNGELSLARVLRKNILDKVEQKRLLQHTHVLQPLAARGVSARPGTLHDFRSHEIADQLTLLDAELFYKIEIPEVLLWAKEQNEEKSPNLTQFTEHFNNMSYWVRSIIIQQEKAQDREKLLLKFIKIMKHLRKLNNFNSYLAILSALDSAPIRRLEWQKQTSEGLEEYCTLIDSSSSFRAYRAALADVEPPCIPYLGLILQDLTFVHLGNPDLIDGKVNFSKRWQQFNILDSMRRFQQVHYELKRNDDIVAFFNDFSDHLAEEALWELSLKIKPRNVTRRRTERDEKT from the exons ACTCTCAGAGGTCTCATATCTCGACGTTCACCATGAAGCTGATGGATAAGTTCCACTCGCCCAAGATCAAGCGCACTCCGTCCAAGAAGGGCAAACAGAGCGCTCCCGAGCCGTCCGTCAAGAGCACAGAGAAGCCTGTTAACAAG AAGGTGAGCCGACTGGAGGAGCAGGAGAAGGAGGTGGTGAGTGCGCTGAGATACTTTAAGACCATCGTGGACAAGATGTCGGTGGACACCAAAGTGCTCCAGATGCTGCCTGGCTCTGCTAGCAAAGTCCTAGAGGCCATTCTGCCCCTCATGCAAGTGGAGGCAAGGATCcagcacag CTCTGCCGTGTCATCCTGTCATAATCGTGTTTATCAGAGTCTGGCGAATCTCATTCGCTGGGCCGACCAAGTGATGCTGGAGGGCATCGACCTAGATGACAAAGAAACGGTGGCGACCGTTACTGCGGTGATAAAGGCCGTGCTGGATGGGGTAAAG GAGTTGGTAAAACTCACCATAGAAAAACACGAGCAGCCATCCCCGACGTCGCCTAGCAAGCCAGCGCTCCCTGTGGCCAAAGCAGAGAG CATGTGTGAACTGCCCCTGACTGAGCGGGAAAAGGAGATCCTCAGCAAGACCACGCCCACGGATAGCTTGAGGAACATCTCAGAAGAGGAAGTAGCGCCGCCCAAACCTCCTCTACCAGGGTTGAATTTAGCAGAGcacag CCCACCTGCTCTGCCTCCAAAGAAGCGCCAGTCCGCCTCCTCGCCCACCCGCATAGCCGTGGTAGCGCCCATGAGTAGAACGAACTGTGGCCTCAACCTGCAGCATGGAGCTCTCAAACAG CAGCAGGAGTACGAGGTAGAACTACTACAGAGGCGCTTCTCCGGCGGCAGCCAATCGTACGGCGGGGATTCACCTCGCCTCTCGCCCTGCAGCATTATGGGGAAACTGAGCAAATCAGACGAGCAGCTTTCCTCACTGGAGAGGGACAGCGGCCAATGCTCACGCAACACTAGCTGTGAGACACTcg ATAACACAGACGGATACGACCCTGACTACGACTTCCTCCATCAGGACCTCTCGGTGTCCGAGCCGTTGCCATTTCCCACGGTTCCCAGCAGCTCTCTGAGCCCGCTCCCAGAATGCCTCAGTGAGACCCCCGTGACTTCTCCTGGCCCAGCACAACCCCGCTTCAGTGCCCCTGTAGCCCCACTCAATGCCGTGGGAGCATCCAACGGAGAACGACCCCCTGCACTTCCACAGAAAAAGAGGCGCTCCGCTCCCATCCTGTCAACCTGCCAGCTCTACGAATTCCGTCCCTCTGATGAAGACACGCCCACTTCGTTGGTCACACCCACTATGACCAACGGCACTGAACTGTCATCCCCGAGCGACAGCCCTCCACCTCTGCCGGAAAAGAAGAGCAGAACGA tcctCCAGTATATGCAGTTTGTGGAGGATTACTCAGAACCACAGCCATCCGTCTTCTATCAGACTCCTCAGAGCGAGAGAATCTACGAACAACGCAGAAACAAACGGTTCCAAGAAGTTTATGGGTCCAATGACAGCTATGAGACTCCGCCCCCTCCGGCCTTGCCACCCAAACAGCGGCAGCTG GcatctcactcttcctctccctcctcctcttcctcctcctctctttcgctcctccctccctccactGGTGTTCCAGAGGAGACGGAGTCTTCTATTGGCCTCAGCCTGTCTGTGTCTAACTCCTTCCTTAGTGGCCACGCCTCTTTAACCACACCCACG AGTGAGAGTGCAAACGATGAAGGTgtagaaggagaaggagagtaTGTGAACCTGTACTCTACCTCACAGGCTAATGGAGATGGCACACACCACTCG gacccactcacacactgtgaTGTAATTCACGACTCCACTGCGCACATACCACTGCCAcaggaaggaagcaaggaagcGTTAGTCAAAGAGAG GTTGAAGTCGACAGACTCGAGTCACGTCAAAGAGGAGGTCGATGAGCTTTCTCTCGTCGATCACAAAGAGATCATGAGTCGCATCACTCGTAAAGCTGAG GGGGATGATGGCCCTGACGTCCGAGCAGGCTCAAGCGATATTCTCTTAGTTCATGCTACAGAGACCGATCGCAAAG atctgGTGTTGTACTGTGAAGCTTTTCTAACTACATACAGAACCTTCATCACTCCTGAAGACCTCATCAAAAAACTACATTACAGATAT ACTCATTTCTGCCATAGTCCGGACACGTTTAAGAAGCGCGTCAGTAAGAACACTTTCTTCGTGCTGGTGCGGGTGGTGGACGAACTCTG CGTGGTGGAGCTGACGGAGGACATCCTCAGGCAGCTGATGGACCTCGTGTTCCGACTGGTATGTAACGGCGAGCTGAGTCTGGCTCGCGTGCTTCGCAAAAACATCCTGGATAAAGTGGAACAGAAGAGGctgctgcagcacacacacgtCCTCCAGCCGTTAGCGGCACGAGGGGTCTCGGCCAG GCCAGGCACACTGCATGACTTTCGCAGCCATGAGATCGCTGATCAGCTCACACTTCTGGATGCAGAGCTCTTCTACAAGATTGAG ATTCCAGAGGTTCTTTTGTGGGCGAAGGAGCAGAATGAGGAGAAGAGTCCCAATCTGACTCAGTTTACAGAGCACTTTAATAACATGAGCTACTG GGTGCGCTCAATAATCATCCAGCAGGAGAAAGCTCAGGACCGGGAGAAACTTCTGCTCAAATTCATCAAGATCATGAAG CACTTGAGGAAGTTGAACAACTTTAACTCGTACCTGGCAATCCTGTCGGCTTTGGACTCCGCCCCAATCAGGAGGCTTGAGTGGCAGAAGCAGACATCTGAG GGGTTGGAGGAGTACTGCACCTTGATTGACAGCTCATCGTCTTTTCGAGCTTATAGAGCGGCATTGGCTGACGTGGAGCCTCCCTGCATCCCTTACCT CGGGTTGATCCTGCAGGACCTGACCTTCGTACATCTGGGAAATCCGGACCTGATTGATGGGAAAGTCAACTTCTCTAAGCGCTGGCAGCAGTTCAACATCCTGGACAGCATGAGGCGCTTCCAACAAGT CCACTACGAGCTGAAGAGGAACGACGACATCGTGGCGTTCTTCAACGACTTTAGCGACCACCTGGCCGAGGAGGCGCTGTGGGAGCTTTCGCTGAAGATCAAACCACGCAACGTCACACGGCGGCGGACTGAGCGTGACGAGAAAACCTAG